In Caldisphaera lagunensis DSM 15908, a single genomic region encodes these proteins:
- a CDS encoding GIY-YIG nuclease family protein has translation MNKQIHGNQIYNIWSQILSKEGIYIIVFRVNDYINLIINKNEFIIDKGYIIYIGSAGNGLNNRLRRHLTKNKKLRWHIDYVTNNKSVEPSIIYYKEGLYGVKIEDELSSLFYSKFLKIDNLGATDSKMPHMYYSNNIKEILKIIYKLDGSIIIFPSIFDYF, from the coding sequence GTGAACAAACAAATACATGGGAATCAAATTTATAATATATGGAGTCAAATTTTATCAAAAGAAGGAATTTATATCATTGTTTTCAGAGTAAATGATTACATAAATTTAATAATTAATAAGAATGAATTCATTATAGATAAAGGATATATAATTTACATTGGTTCTGCGGGAAATGGGTTAAACAATAGACTAAGGAGGCATTTAACAAAAAACAAGAAATTGAGATGGCATATAGACTATGTAACAAATAATAAATCAGTAGAACCATCAATAATTTATTATAAAGAGGGTTTGTATGGTGTTAAGATAGAAGACGAATTAAGTAGCCTATTTTATTCAAAATTTTTAAAAATAGATAATTTGGGGGCAACAGATTCAAAAATGCCTCACATGTATTACAGCAATAATATAAAAGAAATTTTGAAAATCATTTATAAATTAGATGGATCTATTATAATTTTCCCAAGTATATTTGATTATTTTTAA
- a CDS encoding P-loop ATPase/GTPase has protein sequence MKVLVIGLLEENSGKTIFASSIINALISQGYDSVGFKPLGATELWSHPEALIESKKNKMVVTSDSIMLHKFSREKEPINIINPFGGLLIPVLPEKLRNLNSFSNALYMPNMRLGISRLTLCPSNSLYNTHLINVNAIERSSKSVEYELLDLVSVIENIVKVDDEYILNLISGGALRDIDKCLNYLENRHEIVVIESNSNIASPTPLSTNADVVVIVTPGEAMVVDGNRYKKAIELLNLNGKPWVIKTQEVFQLTNYLFSIELPILEDQFSGYNNDTLNYIIEYIKNIIKQ, from the coding sequence ATGAAAGTACTTGTAATAGGGTTGCTTGAAGAAAATTCTGGTAAAACAATATTCGCATCAAGCATAATTAATGCATTAATAAGTCAAGGATACGATTCAGTTGGATTTAAGCCATTAGGTGCGACCGAATTATGGAGTCATCCTGAAGCTCTGATAGAATCAAAAAAGAATAAGATGGTTGTTACAAGCGATTCAATAATGCTGCATAAATTTTCTAGAGAAAAAGAACCTATAAATATAATAAATCCTTTTGGCGGATTATTAATACCAGTTTTGCCTGAAAAATTAAGGAATCTTAACAGTTTTAGTAATGCTCTTTATATGCCAAATATGAGACTTGGTATATCAAGATTAACTTTATGTCCTAGCAATTCATTATATAACACCCATTTGATAAACGTAAATGCTATAGAGAGGAGTTCTAAAAGTGTTGAATATGAACTCCTAGATCTAGTTTCTGTTATTGAAAATATAGTTAAAGTTGACGATGAATATATTTTAAATTTAATTTCAGGTGGAGCTTTAAGAGATATTGATAAATGTTTAAATTACCTAGAAAATAGACATGAGATTGTCGTTATAGAATCTAATTCAAATATAGCATCACCAACTCCGTTATCAACAAATGCAGATGTAGTAGTTATAGTAACCCCGGGAGAAGCGATGGTAGTTGATGGGAATAGATATAAAAAAGCTATAGAACTTTTAAATCTTAATGGTAAACCCTGGGTTATAAAAACGCAAGAAGTATTTCAATTAACTAATTATTTATTTTCGATAGAATTACCAATACTTGAGGATCAATTTTCTGGCTATAATAATGATACATTGAATTATATAATAGAATATATTAAAAATATAATAAAACAATAA
- a CDS encoding DUF981 family protein, with amino-acid sequence MALFVDVLDIELMLLGGGLLVLAYWVLLNFTLNYDQQKLSEINRGFGYFFLTLGIYSLAMGLWSSFVWPLPSSYNLVLSDPFSLYGIALIALGFANIYKVPITGVLAGIAILSIPVINYGAAILHFGMTNSPTGAGALYLLIGINGLLSPILQTKAKKYWSYIAILLLVLAAILALYTGIAATYEHIEGWRSWAPFYG; translated from the coding sequence ATGGCATTGTTTGTAGACGTGTTAGACATAGAATTAATGTTGTTAGGTGGAGGTCTATTAGTATTAGCTTATTGGGTATTGTTAAATTTCACACTAAATTATGATCAACAGAAATTAAGTGAAATTAATAGAGGATTTGGATATTTCTTCTTGACATTAGGTATCTATTCTTTAGCAATGGGCTTATGGAGTTCATTTGTTTGGCCTTTACCATCATCTTATAATTTGGTTTTGTCAGATCCATTTAGCTTATATGGAATAGCACTAATCGCTTTAGGATTCGCCAACATATACAAAGTACCTATTACAGGTGTTTTAGCTGGAATCGCTATTCTTTCAATACCTGTTATAAATTATGGTGCTGCAATTTTGCATTTTGGCATGACTAATTCTCCTACAGGGGCTGGGGCATTATATTTGTTAATTGGAATAAATGGATTATTGAGCCCAATATTGCAAACAAAGGCTAAAAAATATTGGAGTTATATAGCAATTTTGTTGTTAGTGTTAGCAGCAATATTAGCCCTCTACACCGGCATTGCTGCAACATATGAACATATAGAAGGATGGAGAAGCTGGGCCCCATTTTATGGTTAA
- a CDS encoding NAD(P)/FAD-dependent oxidoreductase: MTKVKIIGAGFSGLWTAYLMAKKGYDVVLKETNYPGFGASSKAAGILSFQVPKNMIDISLKSMELYKSLGDDILYWHDSIWLPKDDEFNCALDILNYLSKNDIKTKVIYDDMFDGIYIKKGLIISQPTINIGKALNVLMKNFEIFNGKINDDNEGYYDIIIYANGPWIQDTLNLKGLVKYKCQAHSVEGKQINSIIEDDINEFYYVPESSKRAIIGNGKRIMLSKPEDGFIVDSSEVYNILEKISNEYKEALNMYPVNSWSAPCITTCDGYPVVGEIGKNQYVLSGLNGAGLTLSAGLSDLLINIIEGKVKQPKYLDPLRFKGNCSKILEIFDNICVNEK; the protein is encoded by the coding sequence ATGACAAAGGTAAAAATAATAGGTGCAGGATTTTCAGGTTTGTGGACAGCTTACCTCATGGCTAAAAAAGGATATGATGTAGTATTAAAAGAAACCAATTATCCAGGATTTGGTGCATCAAGCAAAGCTGCAGGGATATTATCATTCCAGGTCCCAAAAAACATGATAGATATATCACTTAAATCTATGGAATTGTATAAATCTTTAGGCGATGATATCCTATATTGGCATGATTCTATTTGGTTACCTAAAGATGATGAGTTCAATTGCGCTTTAGATATATTAAACTATTTAAGTAAAAATGATATAAAGACAAAAGTTATTTATGATGATATGTTTGATGGTATTTATATAAAAAAAGGATTGATAATTTCTCAACCAACAATTAATATTGGGAAGGCATTAAACGTTTTGATGAAAAATTTTGAAATTTTTAACGGAAAAATAAATGATGATAATGAGGGATATTATGATATAATCATATATGCAAACGGCCCCTGGATTCAAGATACATTAAATTTGAAAGGATTAGTTAAATATAAATGTCAAGCCCATAGTGTTGAAGGGAAGCAAATAAATTCAATAATAGAAGATGATATTAATGAATTTTATTATGTGCCAGAATCTAGTAAAAGAGCAATAATAGGTAATGGGAAAAGAATTATGTTATCGAAGCCAGAGGATGGTTTTATAGTTGATTCAAGTGAAGTTTATAACATATTAGAGAAAATATCAAATGAATATAAAGAAGCTTTAAATATGTATCCAGTGAATTCATGGTCAGCACCATGTATTACTACATGTGATGGATACCCAGTTGTAGGAGAAATAGGTAAAAACCAATATGTTTTAAGCGGGCTAAATGGTGCTGGATTAACACTATCTGCAGGATTATCAGATTTATTGATAAATATTATTGAGGGAAAAGTAAAACAACCTAAGTATCTAGATCCTTTAAGGTTTAAGGGCAACTGCAGCAAAATTCTGGAAATATTTGATAATATCTGTGTTAATGAGAAATAA
- a CDS encoding SAM hydrolase/SAM-dependent halogenase family protein, with amino-acid sequence MVIGLITDFGNNFYTGIMKGVIKNINNNVSIIDIDNNIPKFSILSGSYVLYTSYEWMPKKAILLAVVDPGVGTERRALILETKNYYFVGPDNGLLYESAINDGIVSMHEIEIEKLNNLLRNKYDLNINISRTFHGRDVFAPSAALLSLNENISLFTKNIDKIVELKILDYIKEDNKIYLKVIYIDDFGNVVLSSKFNNLNIKDSKVVKIIRNGSEIGIKVGEKFADVNEGELLIYENSFGFAEIAMNKGNASKFLGLKIGDEVIISH; translated from the coding sequence ATGGTCATAGGACTTATAACAGATTTTGGTAACAATTTTTATACTGGAATTATGAAAGGTGTAATAAAGAATATAAATAATAATGTTTCAATAATAGATATAGACAATAATATACCTAAGTTCTCAATCCTATCAGGCTCTTATGTTCTATATACATCATATGAATGGATGCCAAAGAAAGCAATATTATTAGCTGTTGTTGATCCTGGAGTAGGAACTGAAAGAAGAGCATTGATTTTAGAAACAAAAAATTATTACTTCGTTGGACCAGATAATGGATTATTATATGAAAGCGCTATTAATGATGGAATCGTATCTATGCATGAAATAGAAATTGAAAAATTAAACAATCTTTTAAGAAATAAATATGATTTAAATATAAATATTTCACGAACTTTTCATGGTAGAGATGTTTTTGCCCCTAGCGCGGCTCTCTTATCATTGAATGAAAATATTAGCCTTTTTACTAAAAATATAGATAAAATTGTTGAGCTTAAGATACTAGACTATATTAAAGAAGATAATAAAATATACCTTAAGGTTATATATATTGATGATTTTGGAAATGTGGTTTTGAGTTCAAAATTTAATAATTTAAACATTAAGGATAGTAAAGTAGTCAAAATTATAAGGAATGGTTCTGAAATTGGAATTAAAGTAGGAGAAAAATTTGCAGATGTAAATGAAGGAGAATTATTAATTTATGAAAATAGTTTTGGTTTTGCAGAAATAGCAATGAATAAGGGAAACGCCTCAAAATTTTTAGGTTTAAAGATTGGCGATGAAGTTATTATTTCTCATTAA
- a CDS encoding pyridoxal phosphate-dependent aminotransferase, translated as MSINPPVMDMQPNVYLIEGESAFSYLPIIRKLQNQGKKVISFGIGQPDFPTPDHIKNAAKAALDDNFTGYTETQGIPELREAVANYLNSRYGSDVKSEEVIVTPGSKTAIFMAAAAYIRQNDEAIIIEPSYYAYAQVVKLFGGIPKFVSLDFDPNKGFSLNVEKIEKQITNHTRMIFVNNPHNPTGAVFSRDQLDQLVELARKKNIILVADEIYDNLIYRGSFKSLISYSEWRDNLLYINGFSKTFSMTGWRLAYLVARKELMPRFNDLAVSLYSCATSFVQKAGVIALNGDWTPVKNMAEEFNRRAQVLYTILKNAEGFEPYLPQGAFYMFPRISSILRKTNLTVKEFVNLLLEKAGVLVLPGDAFPDKAGKEFVRFSYATSMESIKEGAERIVEFTKDIFKK; from the coding sequence ATGTCCATAAATCCGCCAGTAATGGATATGCAACCAAATGTATACTTGATAGAAGGAGAAAGTGCATTTTCTTATCTTCCTATTATTAGAAAATTACAAAACCAAGGGAAAAAAGTGATAAGCTTTGGTATAGGCCAACCAGATTTTCCTACACCAGATCATATTAAAAATGCAGCTAAAGCTGCCTTAGATGATAACTTTACTGGTTATACAGAAACTCAAGGGATTCCTGAACTAAGAGAAGCTGTTGCAAATTATTTAAATTCAAGATATGGTTCTGATGTAAAAAGTGAAGAAGTTATAGTTACTCCAGGATCGAAAACAGCAATATTTATGGCTGCTGCAGCATATATAAGGCAAAATGATGAGGCAATAATCATAGAGCCAAGCTATTATGCGTATGCCCAAGTAGTAAAATTATTTGGAGGAATACCAAAATTTGTTTCCTTAGATTTTGACCCAAATAAAGGTTTCAGTTTAAATGTAGAAAAAATAGAAAAACAAATAACAAATCATACAAGAATGATCTTCGTTAATAATCCCCATAATCCAACAGGGGCTGTATTCTCAAGAGATCAATTGGACCAGCTTGTAGAATTGGCAAGAAAAAAGAATATAATATTAGTTGCTGATGAAATATACGATAACTTAATATATAGAGGTTCCTTTAAGAGTCTTATCTCTTACTCAGAATGGAGAGATAATCTATTATATATAAATGGCTTCTCTAAGACGTTCTCTATGACAGGTTGGAGGCTTGCATATTTAGTTGCGAGAAAAGAATTAATGCCCAGGTTTAATGATTTAGCTGTCTCATTGTATAGCTGTGCCACATCTTTTGTTCAAAAAGCAGGTGTTATAGCATTAAATGGTGATTGGACACCAGTTAAAAACATGGCAGAAGAATTTAATAGAAGGGCCCAAGTCCTCTATACAATATTAAAGAATGCTGAAGGTTTTGAACCATATTTACCTCAAGGTGCATTCTATATGTTCCCAAGAATATCATCCATACTAAGAAAGACCAACTTAACAGTGAAAGAGTTCGTCAATTTATTACTTGAAAAAGCTGGTGTATTAGTTTTACCAGGAGACGCTTTTCCAGATAAAGCAGGGAAAGAATTCGTAAGATTTAGTTATGCAACAAGCATGGAGTCCATAAAAGAAGGAGCAGAAAGGATTGTAGAATTTACAAAGGACATATTCAAAAAATAA